A genomic stretch from Helianthus annuus cultivar XRQ/B chromosome 1, HanXRQr2.0-SUNRISE, whole genome shotgun sequence includes:
- the LOC110884355 gene encoding uncharacterized protein LOC110884355 isoform X4, producing MSSLVERLRVRSDSRPRYSLDESDEESDLLFGKSKKSEDFEKIVRDDAKEDSCNACGESGNLLVCETCTYEYHPKCLMPRLKAPLPTAWRCPKCVNPLNDIEKILDCEMRPTVADDGDASKLGSKQIFVKQYLVKWKGLSYLHCTWVPEKEFIKAYKELPRLRTKVNNFRKQMPVGNSSEDDFVPIRPEYTMVDRILACRQDDQEKEYLVKWVGLNYDECYWESESDIASFQQQIENFNRLQSRYRKLRKQKSNVRDGFDSKNKSKEFQQFEKSPEFLPGGELHPYQLEGLNFLRFSWSKQTHVILADEMGLVCCEVFPTHKTVSKTEVG from the exons ATGAGTAGTTTAGTTGAAAGACTTCGTGTTAGATCCGATTCAAGGCCTCGCTATAGCTTGGATGAATCTGACGAGGAGTCAGACCTCCTGTTCGGTAAATCTAAAAAATCCGAAGATTTCGAGAAAATTGTCAGAGACGACGCG AAAGAGGATTCATGTAACGCCTGTGGTGAATCTGGGAATCTACTCGTTTGTGAAACGTGCACGTATGAATACCACCCCAAGTGTTTAATGCCTCGTCTAAAAGCTCCTCTTCCCACCGCCTGGAGATGTCCAAAATGC GTTAATCCTCTAAACGATATAGAAAAGATTCTGGACTGCGAAATGAGGCCTACGGTCGCTGATGACGGTGATGCTTCGAAACTTGGTTCAAAACAGATATTTGTGAAACAATATCTCGTTAAATGGAAAGGATTATCTTATCTTCATTGCACATG GGTGCCGGAAAAGGAGTTTATAAAAGCTTACAAGGAACTGCCTCGTTTGAGGACAAAAGTAAACAACTTTCGCAAGCAAATGCCTGTCGGCAACAGCTCAGAAGATGATTTTGTCCCGATTAGGCCCGAATATACGATGGTTGATCGAATTCTTGCATGCAG GCAAGATGATCAGGAAAAGGAATATCTAGTAAAATGGGTAGGACTTAACTACGACGAATGTTATTGGGAATCGGAATCGGATATCGCATCATTTCAGCAACAAATCGAGAATTTTAATAGACTGCAGTCTCGATATCGAAAACTAAGGAAACAAAAAAGCAACGTTCGTGATGGGTTTGACTCGAAAAACAAGTCAAAAGAGTTTCAGCAGTTTGAAAAAAGTCCCGAGTTTCTTCCCGGAG GCGAGCTCCATCCGTACCAGCTTGAAGGGTTGAATTTCTTGCGTTTCTCATGGTCTAAACAAACACATGTGATACTTGCAGACGAAATGGGTCTTg TATGTTGTGAGGTCTTTCCAACGCACAAGACCGTGTCCAAAACGGAGGTTGGATGA
- the LOC110884355 gene encoding uncharacterized protein LOC110884355 isoform X2: MSSLVERLRVRSDSRPRYSLDESDEESDLLFGKSKKSEDFEKIVRDDAKEDSCNACGESGNLLVCETCTYEYHPKCLMPRLKAPLPTAWRCPKCVNPLNDIEKILDCEMRPTVADDGDASKLGSKQIFVKQYLVKWKGLSYLHCTWVPEKEFIKAYKELPRLRTKVNNFRKQMPVGNSSEDDFVPIRPEYTMVDRILACRQDDQEKEYLVKWVGLNYDECYWESESDIASFQQQIENFNRLQSRYRKLRKQKSNVRDGFDSKNKSKEFQQFEKSPEFLPGGELHPYQLEGLNFLRFSWSKQTHVILADEMGLGKTIQSIAFLASLYEENVSPHLVVAPLSTLRNWER, from the exons ATGAGTAGTTTAGTTGAAAGACTTCGTGTTAGATCCGATTCAAGGCCTCGCTATAGCTTGGATGAATCTGACGAGGAGTCAGACCTCCTGTTCGGTAAATCTAAAAAATCCGAAGATTTCGAGAAAATTGTCAGAGACGACGCG AAAGAGGATTCATGTAACGCCTGTGGTGAATCTGGGAATCTACTCGTTTGTGAAACGTGCACGTATGAATACCACCCCAAGTGTTTAATGCCTCGTCTAAAAGCTCCTCTTCCCACCGCCTGGAGATGTCCAAAATGC GTTAATCCTCTAAACGATATAGAAAAGATTCTGGACTGCGAAATGAGGCCTACGGTCGCTGATGACGGTGATGCTTCGAAACTTGGTTCAAAACAGATATTTGTGAAACAATATCTCGTTAAATGGAAAGGATTATCTTATCTTCATTGCACATG GGTGCCGGAAAAGGAGTTTATAAAAGCTTACAAGGAACTGCCTCGTTTGAGGACAAAAGTAAACAACTTTCGCAAGCAAATGCCTGTCGGCAACAGCTCAGAAGATGATTTTGTCCCGATTAGGCCCGAATATACGATGGTTGATCGAATTCTTGCATGCAG GCAAGATGATCAGGAAAAGGAATATCTAGTAAAATGGGTAGGACTTAACTACGACGAATGTTATTGGGAATCGGAATCGGATATCGCATCATTTCAGCAACAAATCGAGAATTTTAATAGACTGCAGTCTCGATATCGAAAACTAAGGAAACAAAAAAGCAACGTTCGTGATGGGTTTGACTCGAAAAACAAGTCAAAAGAGTTTCAGCAGTTTGAAAAAAGTCCCGAGTTTCTTCCCGGAG GCGAGCTCCATCCGTACCAGCTTGAAGGGTTGAATTTCTTGCGTTTCTCATGGTCTAAACAAACACATGTGATACTTGCAGACGAAATGGGTCTTg GAAAAACAATACAGAGTATTGCTTTTTTGGCATCTTTATACGAAGAGAACGTCTCCCCTCATTTAGTAGTAGCACCGCTTTCGACATTAAGGAACTGGGAACGCTGA
- the LOC110884355 gene encoding uncharacterized protein LOC110884355 isoform X3, which yields MSSLVERLRVRSDSRPRYSLDESDEESDLLFGKSKKSEDFEKIVRDDAKEDSCNACGESGNLLVCETCTYEYHPKCLMPRLKAPLPTAWRCPKCVNPLNDIEKILDCEMRPTVADDGDASKLGSKQIFVKQYLVKWKGLSYLHCTWVPEKEFIKAYKELPRLRTKVNNFRKQMPVGNSSEDDFVPIRPEYTMVDRILACRQDDQEKEYLVKWVGLNYDECYWESESDIASFQQQIENFNRLQSRYRKLRKQKSNVRDGFDSKNKSKEFQQFEKSPEFLPGGELHPYQLEGLNFLRFSWSKQTHVILADEMGLDFNDSLTLDKLGGSLGMKRVKKEGKA from the exons ATGAGTAGTTTAGTTGAAAGACTTCGTGTTAGATCCGATTCAAGGCCTCGCTATAGCTTGGATGAATCTGACGAGGAGTCAGACCTCCTGTTCGGTAAATCTAAAAAATCCGAAGATTTCGAGAAAATTGTCAGAGACGACGCG AAAGAGGATTCATGTAACGCCTGTGGTGAATCTGGGAATCTACTCGTTTGTGAAACGTGCACGTATGAATACCACCCCAAGTGTTTAATGCCTCGTCTAAAAGCTCCTCTTCCCACCGCCTGGAGATGTCCAAAATGC GTTAATCCTCTAAACGATATAGAAAAGATTCTGGACTGCGAAATGAGGCCTACGGTCGCTGATGACGGTGATGCTTCGAAACTTGGTTCAAAACAGATATTTGTGAAACAATATCTCGTTAAATGGAAAGGATTATCTTATCTTCATTGCACATG GGTGCCGGAAAAGGAGTTTATAAAAGCTTACAAGGAACTGCCTCGTTTGAGGACAAAAGTAAACAACTTTCGCAAGCAAATGCCTGTCGGCAACAGCTCAGAAGATGATTTTGTCCCGATTAGGCCCGAATATACGATGGTTGATCGAATTCTTGCATGCAG GCAAGATGATCAGGAAAAGGAATATCTAGTAAAATGGGTAGGACTTAACTACGACGAATGTTATTGGGAATCGGAATCGGATATCGCATCATTTCAGCAACAAATCGAGAATTTTAATAGACTGCAGTCTCGATATCGAAAACTAAGGAAACAAAAAAGCAACGTTCGTGATGGGTTTGACTCGAAAAACAAGTCAAAAGAGTTTCAGCAGTTTGAAAAAAGTCCCGAGTTTCTTCCCGGAG GCGAGCTCCATCCGTACCAGCTTGAAGGGTTGAATTTCTTGCGTTTCTCATGGTCTAAACAAACACATGTGATACTTGCAGACGAAATGGGTCTTg atttcaatgatagtttgacgcttgacaagctaggtggaagcttgggaatgAAGCGGGTCAAGAAAGAAGGAAAAGCATAA
- the LOC110884355 gene encoding uncharacterized protein LOC110884355 isoform X5, whose amino-acid sequence MSSLVERLRVRSDSRPRYSLDESDEESDLLFGKSKKSEDFEKIVRDDAKEDSCNACGESGNLLVCETCTYEYHPKCLMPRLKAPLPTAWRCPKCVNPLNDIEKILDCEMRPTVADDGDASKLGSKQIFVKQYLVKWKGLSYLHCTWVPEKEFIKAYKELPRLRTKVNNFRKQMPVGNSSEDDFVPIRPEYTMVDRILACRQDDQEKEYLVKWVGLNYDECYWESESDIASFQQQIENFNRLQSRYRKLRKQKSNVRDGFDSKNKSKEFQQFEKSPEFLPGGELHPYQLEGLNFLRFSWSKQTHVILADEMGLDWEDVLWNKRS is encoded by the exons ATGAGTAGTTTAGTTGAAAGACTTCGTGTTAGATCCGATTCAAGGCCTCGCTATAGCTTGGATGAATCTGACGAGGAGTCAGACCTCCTGTTCGGTAAATCTAAAAAATCCGAAGATTTCGAGAAAATTGTCAGAGACGACGCG AAAGAGGATTCATGTAACGCCTGTGGTGAATCTGGGAATCTACTCGTTTGTGAAACGTGCACGTATGAATACCACCCCAAGTGTTTAATGCCTCGTCTAAAAGCTCCTCTTCCCACCGCCTGGAGATGTCCAAAATGC GTTAATCCTCTAAACGATATAGAAAAGATTCTGGACTGCGAAATGAGGCCTACGGTCGCTGATGACGGTGATGCTTCGAAACTTGGTTCAAAACAGATATTTGTGAAACAATATCTCGTTAAATGGAAAGGATTATCTTATCTTCATTGCACATG GGTGCCGGAAAAGGAGTTTATAAAAGCTTACAAGGAACTGCCTCGTTTGAGGACAAAAGTAAACAACTTTCGCAAGCAAATGCCTGTCGGCAACAGCTCAGAAGATGATTTTGTCCCGATTAGGCCCGAATATACGATGGTTGATCGAATTCTTGCATGCAG GCAAGATGATCAGGAAAAGGAATATCTAGTAAAATGGGTAGGACTTAACTACGACGAATGTTATTGGGAATCGGAATCGGATATCGCATCATTTCAGCAACAAATCGAGAATTTTAATAGACTGCAGTCTCGATATCGAAAACTAAGGAAACAAAAAAGCAACGTTCGTGATGGGTTTGACTCGAAAAACAAGTCAAAAGAGTTTCAGCAGTTTGAAAAAAGTCCCGAGTTTCTTCCCGGAG GCGAGCTCCATCCGTACCAGCTTGAAGGGTTGAATTTCTTGCGTTTCTCATGGTCTAAACAAACACATGTGATACTTGCAGACGAAATGGGTCTTg ATTGGGAAGACGTGCTTTGGAATAAAAGAAGTTAA
- the LOC110884355 gene encoding uncharacterized protein LOC110884355 isoform X1 has product MVGTIFLLVMDKFTRTTLLTGPSNDGLYSFCLPRIQDVPKVAFSTARASYKTWHQRLGHPHHQTLNSMLSKYFLPVSDKNSGFACDSCFVGKSSKLSLPLSDYKSSHVLDLVICDVWGPAPVSSYDGHHYFLLCVDHYSKFMWFFPLKLKSDVFITFQHFITMAERQFKTKLKSVQTNWGGEFRKLSPFFLEHGIIHRLSCPHTSEQNGVVERRNRHVVETGLTLLAQSHVPQKFWHFAFGTAVYLINRMPSRYNSHMSPFEHLFHRKPDYSFLRVFGCQCYPHLRAYNSHKMDFRSIPCVFLGYSTSHYGYRCFDLHSNRLYIARHVRFNEHAFPFQPSPSSAQPTPQSPYYSSYPTPPISPDQTPTTSAHSHPPAQAQTSTPPAHSTSPAPTSPTHTSTPISNSTPPPPSASSPTNTTSTPPSVSSSIPVPPPPPPPRTRPPNLRPNPKQPSRYNPSSYTTTISPGTEPVSFAIANKDPHWRKAMAEEYSALVRNGTWSLVPRSQNMNVVDCKWVYKLKQDQTGAVTRYKARLVAKGFRQQPGVDYHDTFSPVVKATTIRVVLSIAVTRGWSLRQLDIQNAFLHGDLKETVYLQQPPGFIDPQRPDHVCLLHKSLYGLKQAPRAWFHRLSSALIALGFRGSKTDPSLFIYSVGNTLLYMLVYVDDIILTGNNPAAIDNIVHLLSTTFAVQDLGKLSYFLGIEIVQHGKDILLS; this is encoded by the exons ATGGTGGGGACAATCTTTTTGTTGGTGATG GACAAGTTTACACGCACTACCCTCCTCACGGGTCCCAGCAATGATGGTCTTTACTCATTCTGTCTTCCTCGGATTCAGGATGTTCCCAAAGTTGCTTTCTCCACTGCTCGTGCTTCGTACAAGACTTGGCATCAAAGGCTTGGTCATCCACATCATCAAACTTTAAATTCTATGCTTTCTAAGTATTTTTTACCTGTTTCAGACAAAAATTCTGGTTTTGCTTGTGATTCTTGTTTTGTGGGAAAATCTTCCAAACTTTCATTACCTTTATCTGATTATAAAAGTTCACATGTCTTAGATTTGGTTATTTGTGATGTTTGGGGCCCTGCACCAGTTTCTTCGTATGATGGTcaccattattttttattatgtgtTGATCATTATTCTAAATTCATGTGGTTCTTTCCCTTAAAACTTAAATCTGATGTGTTTATCACTTTCCAACACTTCATAACCATGGCTGAACGACAGtttaaaacaaaacttaaatCGGTCCAAACCAACTGGGGAGGTGAGTTTCGAAAATTATCCCCTTTCTTTTTAGAACATGGTATTATCCACAGACTTTCATGTCCACATACAAGTGAACAGAATGGCGTCGTTGAGCGTCGTAATCGCCACGTCGTTGAAACTGGGCTTACTTTACTCGCCCAGTCTCATGTTCCACAAAAATTCTGGCACTTTGCTTTTGGCACGGCAGTTTACTTAATTAACCGGATGCCTTCTCGCTACAACTCACATATGTCTCCATTTGAACATCTTTTCCATCGCAAACCCGATTACTCTTTTCTTCGGGTTTTTGGGTGCCAATGCTACCCACATCTTCGAGCCTACAATTCTCACAAAATGGATTTTCGATCCATTCCGTGTGTTTTTCTCGGATATAGCACCTCACATTACGGATACCGGTGCTTTGATCTCCACTCTAACCGGCTTTATATTGCTCGTCATGTTCGCTTTAATGAACATGCCTTTCCTTTTCAACCATCCCCATCTTCTGCCCAACCAACACCACAATCTCCTTATTATTCCTCTTATCCCACTCCACCTATATCACCAGATCAAACACCTACCACATCGGCCCACTCACACCCACCAGCCCAAGCCCAAACATCCACCCCACCAGCCCACTCCACATCACCAGCCCCTACATCACCAACCCATACATCAACCCCCATATCCAACTCAACTCCACCACCCCCTTCGGCATCCTCACCTACAAACACTACTTCCACTCCTCCATCTGTTTCATCCTCCATACCTGTtcctcctcctccaccgccaCCTCGAACCCGCCCACCTAATTTGCGACCCAATCCGAAACAACCTTCTCGGTACAATCCTTCCTCCTACACTACAACCATCTCCCCGGGTACTGAACCCGTGTCCTTTGCTATTGCCAACAAAGATCCTCACTGGCGGAAAGCCATGGCTGAAGAATACTCGGCGCTTGTTCGAAACGGCACTTGGTCTTTAGTTCCACGTAGTCAAAATATGAATGTTGTGGATTGCAAATGGGTATACAAATTAAAACAGGATCAAACTGGAGCTGTCACGCGTTACAAAGCGCGTCTTGTAGCTAAAGGTTTTCGCCAACAACCGGGTGTGGATTATCATGATACATTTAGCCCGGTTGTCAAGGCTACTACCATTCGTGTTGTCTTGTCTATTGCTGTCACGAGAGGGTGGTCTCTTCGACAATTGGATATACAAAATGCCTTTTTGCATGGTGATCTCAAAGAAACTGTTTATCTCCAACAACCACCTGGTTTTATTGATCCTCAAAGACCAGATCATGTGTGTCTTCTTCATAAGTCTCTTTATGGGCTTAAACAGGCTCCACGGGCGTGGTTTCATCGGCTGTCATCTGCTCTAATTGCCCTTGGATTTAGAGGATCCAAAACAGATCCCTCCTTGTTTATTTATTCAGTAGGGAACACTCTATTATATATGCTggtttatgtggatgatattatcCTCACTGGCAATAATCCTGCTGCCATTGATAACATTGTTCATCTTCTTAGCACCACTTTTGCGGTTCAAGACTTAGGGAAGTTGTCCTACTTTCTGGGGATTGAGATTGTGCAACATGGCAAAGATATCTTATTGTCTTAA
- the LOC110884344 gene encoding uncharacterized protein LOC110884344 has protein sequence MLFRKTKKRLKEEGKKDELPDYVKVEVPKDGKTKKTRYRCQLKDFISIVEGLSDWKKDVIKKTPFAKLLEFKMESESLTQKRDMVKSLARNFNYKNSTLIARKGRETQDIEIKADDFSKIMGIQDGSEAVLDKEADNSLVEEAGAAVPQLSAEEDPVNQDPVIAELESKYCNVTKNGGYKGIAIKNVVNELKKTNDEDVTKQTFMLTAMHYIVCPPPGGVLSKSYLDYVKDANSLDKQPWATIAMNDLKYGVKNFVDGKGAEKNIGGCTLFLQLFCMSLRGFHDSLDFSKIDEKMIEEFYMTWMIDNGSENKRRKLLADKIVNDMKSVANLIKAKSDLLDLDLLLNLDESIQESQKKISAAAVANDEIEGVEHLSVQDLEPQKWLNDNVINFYISELKMKLKDNSAHYHIFNTFFYVKLQRYFAEKDLCTEKGIVASPFEKVRRWWGRDNILKKKYLVIPIHESSHWSVLIICTPNDTVNSTLLLHMDSYPGLHNSDKIFRFFQRFLEEESKYAVGEVEAGCSNAEVEAGCSNADFGNVEVFSIEVPHQPNLFDCGVYALLFVQKFIEHAPEGVENKYQNVIGKTCFGIKEVNDLRINLKESIRKVIAQQKPKETRKKRKAVEIQQKQPEAVESQQVSKPERKKRHTELEILCGQPVDKSKIIQSGAVERTLRSKKAVRKGLRSKN, from the exons atgttgtttaGGAAAACTAAGAAACGATTGAAGGAAGAGGGAAAAAAAGACGAGCTTCCTGACTACGTGAAAGTGGAAGTACCAAAAGATGGCAAGACGAAAAAAACCCGTTACAGGTGTCAGTTGAAAGATTTCATTTCAATTGTGGAAGGTTTAAGTGATTGGAAAAAAGATGTTATAAAGAAAACGCCTTTTGCAAAGCTGTTAGAGTTTAAGATGGAAAGTGAAAGCTTAACTCAAAAAAGGGACATGGTTAAGTCACTTGCTAGAAATTTCAACTATAAGAATTCGACCCTAATTGCACGCAAGGGGAGGGAAACCCAGGACATCGAAATTAAAGCtgatgatttttctaaaatcaTGGGTATACAAGATGGAAGTGAAGCTGTATTGGATAAGGAAGCGGACAATTCTTTGGTGGAGGAAGCGGGCGCTGCTGTACCACAACTTTCTGCAGAAGAGGACCCTGTAAATCAGGATCCTGTTATCGCTGAGCTTGAAAGTAAATATTGTAACGTTACGAAGAACGGAGGTTACAAAGGTATCGCCATTAAGAATGTTGTAAACGAACTCAAAAAAACTAATGACGAGGATGTTACTAAACAAACCTTTATGTTAACTGCCATGCATTACATTGTGTGTCCTCCCCCGGGGGGTGTATTGAGTAAATCTTATTTAGATTATGTGAAGGATGCAAACAGTTTGGATAAACAACCGTGGGCAACTATAGCAATGAATGATCTAAAATACGGTGTTAAGAATTTCGTTGATGGGAAAGGGGCGGAAAAAAATATTGGCGGGTGCACTTTGTTCTTACAGTTATTTTGTATGAGTTTGAGAGGGTTCCATGACAGTTtagacttttctaagatcgacgaaaagatgattgaagaatTCTACATGACATGGATG ATTGACAATGGTTCGGAAAACAAGAGAAGGAAACTGTTGGCAGATAAGATTGTCAATGACATGAAAAGTGTAGCTAATCTTATCAAGGCCAAGTCAGATTTATTAGATCTGGACTTACTGTTGAATCTCGATGAGTCTATTCAGGAATCTCAGAAGAAGATATCTGCTGCTGCTGTTGCGAATGATGAGATTGAGGGTGTGGAACACCTTTCTGTTCAAGATCTTGAGCCTCAAAAATGGTTGAATGATAACGTTATAAACTTTTACATTAG TGAGCTAAAGATGAAGTTGAAAGATAATTCAGCACATTATCATATCTTCAACACGTTTTTTTACGTGAAGTTGCAGCGATATTTCGCGGAGAAAGATCTTTGCACTGAGAAG GGAATTGTTGCAAGTCCGTTCGAGAAAGTAAGAAGGTGGTGGGGAAGAGATAATATTTTAAAGAAAAAATATCTTGTTATCCCAATCCATGAATC TTCTCATTGGAGTGTGCTCATTATTTGTACGCCTAATGATACCGTTAATTCAACACTTCTCCTTCACATGGATTCGTATCCTGGTTTGCATAATTCAGATAAGATTTTTAGATTTTTTCAAAG gtttttggaGGAAGAATCGAAGTATGCAGTTGGTGAAGTTGAAGCTGGTTGTTCAAACGCAGAAGTTGAAGCTGGTTGTTCAAACGCAGACTTCGGTAACGTTGAAGTATTTAGCATCGAG GTTCCACATCAGCCAAATTTGTTTGATTGTGGTGTCTACGCTCTTTTATTTGTTCAGAAGTTCATTGAACATGCCCCAGAAGGAGTGGAAAACAAATATCAAAATGTG aTTGGGAAGACGTGCTTTGGAATAAAAGAAGTTAATGATTTGAGAATTAATTTGAAAGAATCAATCAGAAAAGTAATAGCTCAACAGAAACCAAAAGAAACACGAAAGAAGAGGAAAGCAGTAGAAATTCAACAGAAACAACCGGAAGCAGTAGAAAGTCAACAAGTTTCAAAACCAGAACGAAAGAAGAGGCATACAGAATTGGAAATTCTTTGTGGCCAACCAGTAGATAAGAGCAAGATTATCCAGAGTGGGGCTGTCGAGCGGACATTAAGAAGTAAAAAAGCTGTCAGGAAGGGACTAAGAAGTAAGAACTAA